Proteins from a genomic interval of Zingiber officinale cultivar Zhangliang chromosome 2A, Zo_v1.1, whole genome shotgun sequence:
- the LOC122043989 gene encoding CRIB domain-containing protein RIC10-like — MEIGFPTDVKHVAHVGFDNLHGTSPSWMNNYKASPDYFASGSFSHLDSTSNSWASLDFEQRGLQPAAAADPPGTVPEHPCPELPRAPKRPKKKKEKVKSPSPTRSSAASTDSYSTAMEDVGDQMRGTFRIYIN; from the exons ATGGAAATAGGGTTCCCAACAGATGTGAAGCATGTCGCTCATGTTGGCTTCGACAACCTGCATGGAACCTCCCCATCTTGG atgaaTAACTACAAGGCCTCACCTGACTACTTCGCCTCTGGTTCTTTCAGTCATCTCGATTCCACAAGCAACTCCTGGGCTTCCCTAG ATTTTGAGCAGAGGGGGCTTCAACCTGCTGCAGCAGCAGATCCTCCTGGTACAGTGCCAGAGCATCCATGTCCAGAGCTGCCGAGGGCACCTAAAAggcccaagaagaagaaggagaaggtgaAGTCCCCTTCCCCGACGAGATCTTCTGCAGCATCAACAGATTCATACTCCACGGCAATGGAGGATGTTGGTGATCAAATGAGGGGGACTTTtagaatatatataaattaa